One region of Thiorhodovibrio frisius genomic DNA includes:
- a CDS encoding type I polyketide synthase — MSTGPTKAPDIAIIGLSGIFPGSANTRAFWNNILAKRDLIADAPEEWSRPWYDPSSAQTGLDAARIRTRKVGLIGDLATFNPLEFGIPPNSIEGDPAHFMALQLAGDALRDADYYQRPFNRERTGVIVGHGSSPNRGDILGTQYGMILDQTLSIIEKIMPELDADRIDYLRSELKRSLPNLEVEHAPTLVSNVISGRISNRLDLMGPSYLVDSACSSSLIALDLGIQDLRSGRCDMVLVGGVQASMPAQIYMLFQLLGALAETDIRPFDARANGTLLGEGAGFAVIKRLADAVRDDDRIYAIVKGVGVASDGKAMGLLAPRLEGEVMAIRRAYQQTGVSFESIGLIEAHGTGIPLGDRTEIAALRQVFGSRRGRLPSCALGSVKSMIGHCIPAAGMASLIKISMALHEKILPPTLCEEINPELGLSQTPFYINTETRPWVHGGSLPRRAGINAFGFGGINSHAILEEDRPPTPLPPPGLGRWLLRDQQRTEAMRAAGPVTRAGSGRWPSELVLLAAQSRDGVLVQIDAMLDRLKRSSQPDLPALAKECWDNIGEGPARAAVIASDTSDLRAKLEQLQNKLPGLKKANLSSRQGIYYAEREQPMGRVAFMFTSEGAQYPNMLADLAVHIPSIRRWFDFLDHVYPREPPPSNFVFPPPTTLNKADSDWALDRLYAGDLAPESVSMASHAMYELLRDLGLTCDVMIGHSAGEHIALIASGRSQILSAEQFRDELRAMNQLHQQMESTGLLQTGHLLSVGALSQEALTEILDEFHDSVYLVADNCANQALVFVADGVTDGVTGGNYETVYARIADLGGIIAKLPFDRPYHTPLFAEGAAAIREFYAKHVAVGQGDISIYSCSTAAPYPADDQAILDTAAEQWTKPVRFRETIEALYRDGVRLFVEVGASNSLTAFVDNILKDRDHIAVSTNTRGSAALGQLQRMLGQLFVEGLPLALDPLYADRMKTGAQGTDSGTSSIQLRSELPQLSVDEQLAQNIRAWRTDIDCQKNQKNPPETPTPACFSQASQPDDQVSASDVALRQHFKLMQQFLTGQERIIDALRHHPDFKLNKERNSPDLANHTRKD, encoded by the coding sequence ATGAGTACAGGCCCAACGAAAGCCCCTGATATTGCTATCATCGGCCTGTCCGGAATTTTCCCAGGCAGCGCCAATACCCGCGCATTCTGGAACAACATCTTAGCCAAGCGCGATCTTATTGCCGACGCCCCTGAAGAATGGTCCAGGCCTTGGTACGACCCTAGTAGCGCACAAACCGGTTTGGATGCAGCCCGAATTAGAACCCGAAAGGTCGGTCTGATCGGGGATCTCGCCACATTCAATCCACTCGAATTCGGAATCCCACCAAATTCAATCGAAGGCGACCCGGCACACTTCATGGCGCTTCAGCTTGCCGGCGATGCGTTGCGTGATGCGGACTATTACCAGCGCCCCTTCAACCGCGAACGCACGGGCGTCATTGTCGGCCACGGCTCCAGTCCCAATCGTGGCGACATCCTCGGTACGCAATACGGGATGATTCTCGATCAGACACTGAGCATTATCGAGAAGATCATGCCTGAATTGGATGCTGATCGGATTGACTATCTCCGTTCCGAGCTCAAACGCAGCCTGCCGAACCTTGAGGTAGAGCATGCGCCAACCTTGGTTTCCAATGTCATCAGCGGGCGCATTTCAAACCGGCTGGACTTGATGGGGCCTAGCTACCTGGTCGACTCGGCCTGTTCATCAAGCCTGATTGCACTCGATCTCGGCATCCAAGACCTGCGTTCAGGCCGCTGTGACATGGTGTTGGTTGGTGGTGTCCAGGCATCGATGCCGGCGCAAATCTACATGCTTTTTCAGCTGCTTGGCGCCCTGGCTGAAACCGATATCCGCCCATTCGACGCGCGCGCGAATGGCACGCTCCTTGGTGAAGGAGCGGGGTTCGCAGTAATAAAGCGTCTCGCGGACGCCGTTCGCGACGATGATCGAATTTATGCCATCGTCAAAGGCGTCGGAGTCGCGAGCGACGGCAAAGCGATGGGATTATTAGCGCCGCGTCTCGAGGGAGAAGTCATGGCAATCCGGCGCGCTTATCAACAGACCGGAGTCTCATTTGAGTCCATTGGCCTGATCGAGGCTCATGGTACGGGTATCCCATTGGGAGACCGAACAGAAATTGCGGCCTTGAGGCAGGTTTTCGGCTCGCGCCGAGGCCGTTTGCCCTCCTGCGCGCTGGGGTCCGTCAAGTCCATGATCGGGCACTGCATTCCAGCTGCCGGCATGGCGAGCCTGATAAAGATCTCGATGGCGTTGCATGAAAAAATCCTTCCTCCCACGCTGTGTGAAGAAATCAATCCCGAACTCGGCCTAAGCCAAACGCCGTTTTACATTAATACCGAGACCCGCCCCTGGGTCCATGGCGGCTCGCTCCCAAGGCGCGCCGGCATTAACGCCTTCGGTTTCGGCGGCATTAACTCGCACGCCATCCTGGAGGAAGACCGCCCGCCAACCCCTTTGCCCCCTCCTGGTCTTGGACGGTGGCTGCTGCGAGATCAGCAGCGCACTGAGGCGATGCGGGCGGCAGGCCCAGTCACACGGGCTGGCAGCGGACGCTGGCCGAGCGAGCTGGTTTTGCTCGCGGCCCAATCCCGCGACGGCGTCCTGGTACAAATCGATGCCATGCTAGACCGCCTAAAAAGATCTTCGCAGCCGGACCTACCCGCGCTTGCAAAAGAGTGCTGGGACAACATCGGCGAAGGCCCAGCACGCGCGGCAGTCATCGCCTCAGACACATCTGATCTCCGCGCCAAGCTCGAGCAACTTCAAAACAAGTTGCCTGGACTAAAAAAAGCTAACCTCAGTTCGCGCCAAGGTATTTATTACGCCGAGCGTGAGCAACCCATGGGTCGTGTGGCATTCATGTTTACGAGCGAGGGTGCGCAATACCCCAATATGCTGGCCGATCTCGCCGTTCATATTCCGTCAATTCGACGGTGGTTTGATTTTCTCGATCACGTCTACCCCCGCGAGCCGCCGCCGAGTAACTTTGTATTTCCCCCGCCGACCACCTTGAATAAGGCCGATTCCGACTGGGCTCTCGACAGGCTTTACGCTGGCGACCTGGCTCCGGAAAGCGTTTCTATGGCCAGTCACGCCATGTACGAACTGCTTCGCGACCTTGGCTTGACTTGCGATGTAATGATAGGTCACAGTGCCGGTGAGCACATTGCTCTGATCGCTAGTGGCCGATCCCAAATTCTGTCGGCAGAGCAGTTTCGCGACGAACTCCGCGCGATGAATCAACTCCATCAACAAATGGAAAGCACGGGATTACTCCAGACAGGACACCTATTGTCCGTTGGAGCCCTTAGTCAGGAAGCGCTCACTGAAATACTCGATGAGTTTCACGACAGCGTCTACCTAGTCGCAGATAACTGTGCCAATCAAGCGCTCGTCTTTGTTGCTGACGGGGTTACTGATGGGGTTACTGGCGGGAATTACGAAACTGTATACGCCCGCATCGCTGACCTCGGCGGGATCATTGCCAAGCTCCCTTTCGACCGCCCCTATCACACCCCACTATTCGCTGAGGGTGCAGCAGCCATCCGCGAATTTTACGCAAAACATGTCGCCGTCGGTCAGGGTGACATCTCGATCTATAGCTGTAGCACGGCAGCCCCTTATCCCGCCGATGATCAGGCGATTCTGGACACCGCCGCCGAACAATGGACCAAGCCCGTGCGTTTTCGCGAGACGATTGAGGCACTCTATCGAGACGGTGTGCGGCTGTTTGTTGAAGTCGGCGCCTCAAATTCCCTGACCGCTTTCGTCGACAATATACTGAAAGACCGCGATCATATTGCCGTCTCGACAAATACCCGCGGGTCTGCGGCACTTGGGCAACTGCAGCGAATGCTGGGCCAACTTTTTGTAGAAGGGCTCCCTCTAGCACTGGACCCACTCTATGCCGACCGGATGAAAACGGGCGCTCAAGGAACCGACTCAGGTACGTCCTCGATTCAGCTCCGCAGCGAGTTACCGCAACTTTCCGTTGACGAGCAACTTGCCCAGAATATTCGAGCCTGGCGGACGGATATTGACTGCCAAAAAAATCAAAAGAATCCGCCAGAAACCCCCACCCCTGCCTGCTTCAGTCAAGCATCTCAGCCGGACGATCAAGTGTCAGCCTCTGATGTCGCTCTTAGACAACACTTCAAATTGATGCAGCAATTTCTAACTGGCCAAGAACGCATCATCGATGCACTCAGACATCATCCAGATTTCAAACTTAACAAGGAAAGGAACAGCCCAGACCTCGCCAATCACACTAGAAAAGACTAG